From the Paenibacillus sp. MMS20-IR301 genome, the window CCAGGACAATCATGCTGATGAGCGCCAAGTACAATATAATAATAATAACCTTGCTGTTCACCTTTACATACTTGCCGATCCGCTTGCTCAAGAGTACCTGAAAGCTGTTCATTACATAAGCGATTAGAAACGTCAGCAGCACCAGATTGAGCATATCTCTAATACTGAACAACAGCAGTCCGACCAGGGCCAGAATTAAAAAGCGGCGGACTGTTAAATTGGCAATGTAACGCTTGAATACATCCATTGTTTCCTTGTTCCTCTCCATCTGCAGGCGATTAGGATTTTAGTTATAGTGTACCGTAATGAAAACAATTTAAGCAACTTCACCCGAGTCAATTTTCCGCGAAAAAACAAACTTTATGTCAACTTGCCGGAGCTTCTGCTGCTTTATGCTATAATGTGTGCAAAATCTTTCAAATTGAAGCTTTCTATTCGAGCTTATGGAGGCCAACTGTTATGGGTAAAATCATCTGCATCACCGGCGCCTCGTCCGGCATCGGTCTTGCGTCTGCGCTTAAATTCGCTCACGAAGGCTGGACTGTCTATGCAGGAACCCGCCACCCCGAACGTGACCAGGAGCTGTACCGCGAAGTGGAGCAGCTGCACTTCGTAGAGCTGGAGGTCACGCAGCCGGAGAGCATTCAGCGGGTCATTGACCGGATTGACGAGGAGCATGGCAAGCTGGATCTGTTGTTCTGTAATGCCGGATTCGGTTATCTCCGGTCGCTTGGACAAGCACCCTTCGCGGATATCGAGCGCGTATTTGAGACCAATGTCTACGGCGTGATGCATACGATCCGGGCGGCGCTGCCGCTGCTGCGTAAAACCGGCTATGCCCATATCGTGGCTACTTCCAGCGTCGGGGGCCTGGTGGGGCAGCCGATGAACGAAATTTACTGTGCCAGCAAGTTCGCCCTGGAAGGGCTGCTTGAGAGCATGGCTGTGTATTATAAGCCCACTTTCAATATCGATATCACCCTGCTTGAGCCGGGAGCCATCGCTACCGAATTCAATAAGACTGTGCTTGGGCATGTAGCAGAAACCGGGGGCATTCTCGAAGACGAATACAAGCCGGTGCTTGATGCCTATACTAGCACTTTCCTGAAACGCAATGTGGAGCCGCAAACTGCAGCCTCCGTCGCTGAGGTGATGTGGGACCTAGCCCAAATGGAGACCAAGCCGCTGCGGCTGCGCACCTCGGAGCAGGCAGATCAATTCGTAGCCCGCAAGGTCAGCACTGATCCAACCGGTCTTGACAGTGTACTCCATATCCGAAAAATCCAGCTGGACCTGTAACGCAGTCTCAGCTCCCTGCCCCAGCTGCCATTTCCTTCACAATCAGCTCCTGATTGCTCTTGTGGAACTTGGACATGTTGCGCGGGAACGCACAGCCGGCAATCAGCGCATCCACCGCTTTCTGGCTGCCTGAAGCTGCGGCCGTGCGCAGCTTATGAATGTACTCCCGGCTTTCCTGCTTCCGCCGCTCCATCTCAAGGCGGCTGTCCGCTGCCTCCCCGTGTCCGGGGACCAGCAGCGTGACCGGGTGCCTGGACAATATCAGGTCCAGCTTGCCGAGTGTAGCCTCGTAAGACAGGCTGCTGTCGTAAATATACGGAAATTCCACATCCGATAAATAATCCCCGGCAATAAGCAGCCCTGCACCCTCCACAACAGTAAACAATCCGTCATTCGTATGACCGGGAGCCGCATATCCTGTCAGCTGCAAATCCCCGAAGCTTAGGCTCTGCCCCTCCTGCTCCACTACATGATCCACTTGGGGGTATGTAATTTCGTAGTCTCTCTGCAGATAATAGCTGTCGTCAAATGTACGGATCTGCTCCAGAATCTCCTCGCGCTCGACTTCACTTTTGTCCATAAATGCCCTGCTTGCGATGACCTCAGCGCCTTTGAAGGCCCCATATCCGATAATATGATCGAAATCCGAATGGGTGAACAACAGCAGCAGCCTCCGCCCGCCAAGTATATCCTGTACATAACTGCGGATTTCTTCCACCTCGCGGGGCAGCCAGCAGGGATCTGTCACGAGCACACATTCCGCCGTCTCCACCACAATTGAATTTGTCATGTAGAGATCACTCTGGAACAGAGTGACCGGGCCGCATTTCCATTTATACATAATAGTACCTCCCCCAGGGAATTACGCCTTCGTTATAGTTTACGATCCTTATCATACGAAAAATAACCCCCCGGCACAAAGCCGAAGGGCTATTCAAATTAAGCTGTATATTACAGCTATTCTACGATTACCGCTGGACCGGCTCGATCCGGTACGTTCCGGCTGCGCCGCCTGCAGGCGCCTCGCCGTTAATCTGCCAGCCGAAGGATAACACATCCGCCAGCCGGTTAAGCTGGGACTCCGACAATTCCGCCTCGACGGCTTCCTGGCCCTCCTCAAGCTCCAGCTTCGGTTCAAGTCCAAAGGCTACAGCAATCCAGCTGCGGATCCCGCGGATCGTGTTGTATTTGATCTGGTAGCCTTCAGTTACAGCCTGCTTGAACAGCTCCGGCTGTTCACCGGCAAGCACAGCCAGCTGCCCGTAATCAAACTGGTATTCACTCTCGTCCGCCGGCAGCTCGCCAGAAGCAACCCGGCGCAGCAGCTCTTCATCGGACCAGCCCAGGGAGCGCAGCGACTCCACCAGCAGGGCGTCCCATTGCGACAATTTCACTTTACTCTTCGTATCTGTCATTGTATCTCCTCCTTATCTATAATAACTGCCTCAGCCGGCAAAATCCCCAGCCACGTAATGCCCCGGGCTGACTTCACGCAGCCCAGCCGGTTCCTCTCCGCCCCGCGTAACCGAATACGCATCCAGCTGTATCCGCTGGCTGGCCTTCAGCGGGTCTGTCTCCAGAATGGAGGACAGCAGCGCCTTGGTATACGGATGCAGCGGATTATCATACAGCTCATCGCTCGGGGCGACCTCAACCAGGCGTCCGCCGTACATGACGCCGATCCGGTCCGAGATATGCCGGACCATCGACAGATCATGGGCAATGAACAGATAGGTCAGTCCGAATTCGGACTGCAGATCCTCCAGCATATTGACGACCTGGGCCTGTACAGAGACGTCCAGCGCCGAAATCGGCTCGTCACAGACGACGAACTCCGGCCGGACCGACAGCGCCCGGGCGATCGAGATCCGCTGGCGCTGGCCGCCGCTGAACTCATGGGGGAAGCGGTAGAGATGCTCCCGCTTCAGCCCGACCTTCTCCAGCAGCTCCGCCACCGCTTCCTTGCGCTCCCCGCCCTTATAGAGCCCGTGAATGGCCATCGGCTCACTGATCAGCTCCAGCACGTTCAGACTCGGATTCAGCGAGGAATACGGGTCCTGGAAGATCGACTGGATCCGTCTGCGGAACGGCTTCAGCCCCTTCTCACCCAGCCTGCCAAGCGGCTGGCCGTCATAGAAGACCTCACCCTCTGTATAATCGTACAGCCGGAGCAGGCAGCGGCCAACGGTCGATTTGCCGCTGCCGGATTCACCGACCAGCCCGAAGGTCTCACCCTGGCGGATCTGGAAGCTGACACCGTCAACAGCCTTAAGCACAGCCGTATCGCGTCCGCGCATATCCTTGCCTTTGGAGAAATGCTTCTTCAGATTGTTCACATCTACAAGCACCTTGCTAACGCTGCCTTCACTCAAAGGAATTCCCTCCCCACTGTTACTTCCGCCTGCTCGCCAGCCCCTTCGGCCAGCCAGCACATGGAGCGGTGTCCCGGGGCCAGCTCCGTTACCGGCGGCCGTTCACTGCAGCGGTCGAAGGCCTGCGGGCAGCGGTCCATGAACGGGCAGCCGGACGGCGGATTCAGCAGATCAGGCGGTGTGCCTTCGATCGGTATCAGCCGCTCGCGCGCTCCGCCGCCGCGCTTCGGAATTGAACGGAGCAGCCCGCGGGTATACGGATGCTGGGGACGATAGAAGATATCCTCTACCGTTCCCTCCTCCATCACGAGCCCCCCGTACATTACGATCACGCGTGTGCAGACCTGGGCGACTACACCGAGGTCGTGGGTAATCAGCGCCACCGCTGTATCTGAACGTTCCTTCAGCTCTTTGAACAGGTCGAGAATCTGCGCCTGAATCGTCGCATCCAGCGCCGTAGTCGGCTCATCCGCAATCAGCAGCTCCGGCTGGCAGGAGAGCGCCATTGCAATCATCA encodes:
- a CDS encoding ABC transporter ATP-binding protein; amino-acid sequence: MSEGSVSKVLVDVNNLKKHFSKGKDMRGRDTAVLKAVDGVSFQIRQGETFGLVGESGSGKSTVGRCLLRLYDYTEGEVFYDGQPLGRLGEKGLKPFRRRIQSIFQDPYSSLNPSLNVLELISEPMAIHGLYKGGERKEAVAELLEKVGLKREHLYRFPHEFSGGQRQRISIARALSVRPEFVVCDEPISALDVSVQAQVVNMLEDLQSEFGLTYLFIAHDLSMVRHISDRIGVMYGGRLVEVAPSDELYDNPLHPYTKALLSSILETDPLKASQRIQLDAYSVTRGGEEPAGLREVSPGHYVAGDFAG
- a CDS encoding SDR family oxidoreductase; this encodes MGKIICITGASSGIGLASALKFAHEGWTVYAGTRHPERDQELYREVEQLHFVELEVTQPESIQRVIDRIDEEHGKLDLLFCNAGFGYLRSLGQAPFADIERVFETNVYGVMHTIRAALPLLRKTGYAHIVATSSVGGLVGQPMNEIYCASKFALEGLLESMAVYYKPTFNIDITLLEPGAIATEFNKTVLGHVAETGGILEDEYKPVLDAYTSTFLKRNVEPQTAASVAEVMWDLAQMETKPLRLRTSEQADQFVARKVSTDPTGLDSVLHIRKIQLDL
- a CDS encoding ABC transporter ATP-binding protein, whose translation is MTKRLLSVENLQVSFATRDGENQAVRGVSFHIDAGETVGIVGESGSGKSVTAKAIMSLITPPGRISADKLEFRGENLKGLNEKQWRALRGNRIAMVFQDPMTSLNPVKRIGQQLTEVIRRHRGLNKAEAYAEAAKILLEVGIRDPEQRLKQYPHEFSGGMRQRVMIAMALSCQPELLIADEPTTALDATIQAQILDLFKELKERSDTAVALITHDLGVVAQVCTRVIVMYGGLVMEEGTVEDIFYRPQHPYTRGLLRSIPKRGGGARERLIPIEGTPPDLLNPPSGCPFMDRCPQAFDRCSERPPVTELAPGHRSMCWLAEGAGEQAEVTVGREFL
- a CDS encoding MBL fold metallo-hydrolase, producing MYKWKCGPVTLFQSDLYMTNSIVVETAECVLVTDPCWLPREVEEIRSYVQDILGGRRLLLLFTHSDFDHIIGYGAFKGAEVIASRAFMDKSEVEREEILEQIRTFDDSYYLQRDYEITYPQVDHVVEQEGQSLSFGDLQLTGYAAPGHTNDGLFTVVEGAGLLIAGDYLSDVEFPYIYDSSLSYEATLGKLDLILSRHPVTLLVPGHGEAADSRLEMERRKQESREYIHKLRTAAASGSQKAVDALIAGCAFPRNMSKFHKSNQELIVKEMAAGAGS